A genomic region of Alicyclobacillus sp. SO9 contains the following coding sequences:
- a CDS encoding sugar ABC transporter substrate-binding protein: MKFASKASLAVVISSSMVAVTACGNGSAGANNNSNGTSSASKKPVTVTFMSWGGAQENKQLLGLIKKINQQHQGQFQIKDINVPSKYSQKLNTELAAGTATDIFYVNNDNLPKYEKNGTLLNLDSYLAKYKSKYIVANPSNYYKSSLLNAKYNGHYYSLPWIAQPVVMYYNPKMFQAHNLPMPKAGWTWSQFFHDAKVLTNAKKHIYGFLQSNGWPPVEMYVWSQGGHFYNQGLTKSSLSQPAAVKGIQLLAQMRKDQVIPPLAQLANVNIESLYRQGRVAMFAGGAADGNYNSQGFTAKIAPMPKGSQNATFLYLANLAINAHTKKNKDVVFQAYAALLKAINHWKVVPPVKQYAKNLSQISVPDAPGGHTPQDRIPVILQSMKYARAPRLTPTNYYTILSNDIYQPILSGSTTPQKAAQKAAKALDKAIQGK, encoded by the coding sequence ATGAAGTTTGCGTCGAAAGCTTCTTTAGCAGTGGTGATAAGTTCTTCAATGGTAGCGGTTACCGCTTGTGGAAACGGGTCTGCCGGAGCCAATAACAATTCCAATGGTACAAGCAGCGCTTCAAAGAAACCGGTTACAGTCACGTTTATGTCCTGGGGCGGTGCACAGGAAAATAAGCAATTGCTGGGGCTCATCAAGAAGATTAATCAGCAGCACCAAGGTCAGTTTCAGATAAAGGATATCAATGTTCCTTCAAAATACAGTCAGAAGCTGAACACAGAACTGGCTGCCGGCACTGCGACCGATATTTTTTATGTGAATAATGACAATCTTCCGAAATATGAGAAAAATGGAACGCTGTTGAACTTGGACTCGTATTTAGCGAAGTATAAGAGCAAATACATTGTAGCGAATCCAAGCAACTACTATAAAAGTTCTCTCCTGAACGCCAAGTACAACGGCCACTACTACTCTTTGCCTTGGATTGCACAGCCTGTTGTGATGTACTACAATCCGAAAATGTTTCAGGCTCACAATCTTCCGATGCCAAAGGCGGGGTGGACATGGTCCCAGTTCTTCCATGATGCGAAGGTTCTGACTAATGCTAAAAAACACATTTACGGCTTTCTTCAGAGCAATGGATGGCCGCCTGTTGAAATGTATGTATGGAGCCAAGGCGGACATTTTTACAATCAGGGGCTGACAAAGAGTAGTTTGAGTCAACCCGCTGCAGTAAAGGGGATTCAGTTGCTGGCTCAGATGCGCAAGGACCAGGTCATTCCACCCTTGGCACAATTGGCAAATGTGAATATTGAGAGTTTGTATCGGCAGGGTCGGGTTGCCATGTTTGCCGGCGGTGCAGCGGACGGCAACTATAATTCTCAAGGGTTTACCGCGAAAATAGCACCGATGCCAAAAGGATCGCAAAATGCTACATTCTTGTATTTGGCGAATTTAGCTATCAATGCTCATACGAAAAAGAACAAAGATGTGGTGTTCCAGGCTTATGCCGCTTTGTTGAAGGCCATTAATCACTGGAAAGTTGTTCCCCCTGTGAAGCAGTACGCGAAGAACTTGTCGCAAATTTCTGTACCTGACGCACCAGGCGGTCACACTCCTCAGGACCGCATTCCAGTCATTTTGCAATCCATGAAGTATGCTCGTGCACCAAGGCTGACTCCCACTAACTACTATACGATTTTAAGCAATGACATTTATCAACCGATTCTCTCTGGAAGCACCACGCCGCAAAAGGCTGCTCAAAAGGCTGCTAAAGCCCTAGATAAGGCAATTCAGGGGAAATAA
- a CDS encoding ROK family transcriptional regulator: MNETVKNLSSVKNANKLTILKTFYSENVMTKPEVARVTGLTFATVSTLIDELEEEGVLSNHGYADSKGGRKPLQYGVNASAFYFVGIDVQVENIVIVVMNFKGEVVKSYNDSFDTTTGPHDTIAQLRHRIDEMLSSLGKTYEDVYGIGVATPGPISADRSSIISPPNMPSWRNVPFQSMMEREFRIPCYLEKDANAAAYGEVQYGAGKGLQNLIYIVVDVGIGGGLVVDGQVYRGARNGAGEIGHILMDIDGPECRCGKTGCLEAMASIGAIEVELEKKLGERMNIDKILQETKAENLVVKDVVSRSGKYLGFAIGSICNVLNPEMVVIGGRFVSEDDTYYKAVQSATRSQVLGDFVNHLQIESAALGQFSAAVGAASLAFHDTVFDKGGMFIEG; the protein is encoded by the coding sequence GTGAATGAAACCGTGAAGAATCTCTCGTCTGTGAAAAATGCGAATAAGTTAACCATATTGAAAACGTTTTATAGCGAAAACGTCATGACGAAGCCAGAGGTGGCGCGTGTCACCGGGTTGACCTTTGCTACCGTATCCACACTCATTGATGAACTCGAAGAGGAAGGTGTCTTAAGTAATCACGGATACGCGGATTCCAAGGGCGGTAGAAAACCGCTGCAATACGGCGTTAACGCATCCGCTTTTTACTTTGTTGGCATTGACGTTCAGGTGGAGAACATCGTGATTGTTGTAATGAATTTCAAGGGGGAAGTTGTAAAGTCATACAACGACTCGTTTGACACCACTACGGGTCCGCACGACACTATCGCTCAGTTAAGGCACCGTATTGATGAAATGTTGTCTAGTCTCGGCAAAACCTATGAAGACGTCTATGGCATCGGTGTTGCGACGCCAGGACCGATTAGTGCAGACCGTTCGTCGATAATTTCTCCCCCAAACATGCCTTCATGGCGAAATGTACCGTTTCAAAGCATGATGGAAAGAGAGTTTCGCATTCCATGCTATTTGGAGAAGGACGCAAACGCAGCAGCGTATGGAGAAGTTCAGTACGGTGCGGGTAAGGGACTGCAAAACCTTATTTATATCGTCGTTGATGTCGGTATCGGCGGCGGGCTTGTTGTGGATGGGCAGGTTTATCGAGGTGCACGCAATGGAGCTGGCGAAATTGGTCACATCCTGATGGATATTGACGGTCCAGAGTGTCGTTGTGGAAAGACGGGATGTCTTGAAGCTATGGCTTCTATCGGCGCCATTGAAGTGGAACTGGAGAAGAAACTCGGTGAGCGCATGAACATTGACAAGATCCTTCAGGAAACAAAGGCGGAGAACCTTGTTGTCAAGGATGTTGTGAGTCGTTCTGGAAAGTACCTTGGGTTTGCCATTGGAAGTATTTGCAACGTTTTGAACCCAGAGATGGTTGTCATCGGCGGTAGATTTGTTTCCGAGGACGATACTTACTACAAGGCTGTACAGAGTGCGACACGATCTCAAGTTTTAGGCGATTTTGTTAATCATCTTCAGATTGAGTCTGCCGCATTGGGACAGTTTTCGGCCGCCGTGGGTGCAGCAAGCCTGGCTTTCCATGACACTGTTTTCGACAAGGGGGGGATGTTTATCGAAGGATAG
- a CDS encoding PAS domain S-box protein yields MHHLSDQVFYSNKHLREVHHMYRCLVEHSPDAIVLHCHEQFIYANPAAVQLFGVKDENELLSHSLFEFIPCEERQVVAKIIAQLQNQSLEMAPLSLQVFKLDKTKIDVEVMATSVAYGGHQIVQGMLREVTEKKFVQELQNLNREWGIFRELVGHLADKTLNPLTVIRGFLELLKEGSDVSVDLLLQEAKAIDDAWNRLIELSQRDMSDSKGSPLRFFGEK; encoded by the coding sequence ATGCATCATTTATCTGACCAAGTGTTCTATTCTAATAAGCATTTACGAGAGGTTCATCACATGTACCGCTGTCTGGTCGAGCATTCGCCTGACGCCATTGTACTCCATTGTCATGAGCAATTCATTTACGCCAATCCTGCGGCCGTCCAACTGTTTGGAGTCAAAGATGAGAACGAGTTGCTTTCACATTCCCTGTTTGAATTTATACCATGCGAAGAACGGCAAGTCGTAGCGAAGATCATAGCACAGTTGCAAAACCAGAGTCTGGAGATGGCTCCATTATCGCTTCAAGTATTCAAGCTTGATAAAACAAAAATTGATGTTGAAGTCATGGCAACCTCCGTGGCATATGGCGGACACCAAATTGTGCAAGGAATGTTGCGTGAAGTAACAGAGAAAAAATTTGTTCAGGAACTGCAGAACCTGAACCGGGAATGGGGGATTTTCAGAGAACTCGTTGGACACTTGGCGGACAAGACATTGAACCCTCTGACCGTGATTAGGGGTTTTTTGGAGCTTTTAAAGGAAGGCAGCGATGTGTCTGTCGATTTGCTGCTGCAAGAGGCGAAAGCCATTGATGATGCTTGGAACCGTTTGATAGAGTTGTCCCAACGGGATATGTCTGATTCAAAAGGGTCACCGCTTCGCTTTTTTGGAGAAAAGTAG
- a CDS encoding xanthine dehydrogenase family protein molybdopterin-binding subunit produces MGAPMKPQFTGARVTRLEDARLLSGQGHYLDDIAVQGMLEMVFVRSNRAAAKISSIDLSQAQKLSGVHAVLTAKDCPVNLYTKSYDVGQPVLADGEVRYVGEPVVAVIAENRYVAEDAADLVHIEYQPLAPVIDSRKALNEEPRRVFSHRPNTFFHKEHETDGFQEAFRSAPNHLSQTLTTNRQTGVAMETRACAAMTDPLSGRLTFYCSHQSPHELRTQLTQLLGLAENQVRVVVPEVGGAFGIKAMLYPEYFVTAIASQKLKRPVKWISDRTEGMQSDAHARDNIHEVQVAYENDGRIIAIVDRVIGNTGAYPFRGFPGAVGEAGWATDMLTGPYKVPHVSITIDCVFSNKTPVGAYRGVGGPVGAWVHEAVVDAVARRLKMDPADVRRVNLIQQEDFPYETPTGELYDPGSYSESMEAALKLVNYEEFRKNQAELRNQGRYLGIGMCVFVEPTAGVSSEAGSTPYESASIRMEPNGTVTAALGLGPSGQGHETTMAQIIADQIGVDVKDVVVLHGDTDSAPFGGGTGGSRSGAIGGGAAIRAGQEMRKRLVKLAAHLLEAAEEDVELEAGQAQVAGVPSRGIPIRDLARTAYNDVSRLPDDMPIGLEVVARYRPQRSATYSNGTHVAVVEVDIRTGLVTVLDYAAVNDCGTLINPTIVEGQIHGGVAQGIGSAFLEELRYDADGQLTNTSLMDYLLPVSTEVPRMKIEHIQTPSDGEGGFKGMGEGSLIAAPAALANAVSDALAPFQVEVTEIPVTPAQVVQWTSRT; encoded by the coding sequence ATGGGTGCACCGATGAAGCCTCAGTTTACCGGAGCCCGCGTCACGCGACTGGAAGATGCCCGCCTTTTGTCAGGTCAGGGTCATTATCTTGATGACATTGCTGTGCAGGGTATGCTTGAGATGGTATTTGTTCGCTCCAACAGAGCTGCCGCTAAAATTTCTTCTATTGATCTATCTCAGGCACAGAAACTGTCAGGGGTACATGCTGTCCTGACTGCCAAGGATTGTCCGGTAAATTTATACACAAAGTCTTATGATGTGGGTCAGCCGGTTTTGGCGGACGGAGAAGTACGTTATGTCGGCGAGCCTGTTGTTGCAGTCATAGCCGAGAACCGCTACGTGGCTGAAGATGCAGCTGACCTTGTGCATATAGAGTATCAGCCGCTTGCTCCTGTTATCGACAGCCGCAAGGCGCTCAACGAAGAGCCGCGGCGGGTTTTTTCCCACAGGCCCAACACATTTTTTCACAAGGAGCACGAAACCGATGGGTTTCAGGAAGCTTTTCGCAGTGCGCCGAACCATCTCTCGCAAACCCTGACAACCAATCGTCAAACGGGTGTGGCCATGGAAACAAGGGCTTGTGCAGCCATGACGGACCCGTTGTCTGGACGACTGACGTTCTATTGCTCACACCAGTCTCCACATGAACTGCGGACGCAGTTGACTCAACTGCTCGGACTTGCAGAAAACCAGGTGCGGGTGGTGGTGCCTGAGGTTGGCGGCGCATTTGGAATTAAGGCAATGCTTTATCCAGAGTACTTTGTGACGGCCATCGCGTCACAAAAATTGAAACGCCCCGTCAAGTGGATTAGCGACAGAACTGAGGGCATGCAAAGTGACGCGCACGCCCGTGACAACATTCACGAGGTACAAGTCGCTTATGAGAATGACGGCCGCATTATTGCCATTGTTGACAGGGTTATTGGTAACACAGGCGCTTACCCGTTCCGAGGTTTTCCAGGAGCTGTGGGTGAAGCAGGATGGGCGACAGACATGCTCACAGGTCCCTATAAGGTCCCTCACGTATCTATTACAATTGACTGTGTTTTCTCCAATAAAACCCCCGTTGGAGCTTATCGAGGCGTAGGCGGACCGGTTGGTGCCTGGGTTCACGAAGCCGTCGTGGACGCAGTAGCTCGGCGTCTGAAAATGGACCCGGCTGATGTCAGGCGTGTAAATTTGATCCAGCAGGAAGACTTTCCTTACGAAACGCCTACGGGAGAACTCTATGATCCCGGTTCATATTCGGAATCCATGGAAGCTGCCCTGAAACTGGTGAATTACGAGGAATTTCGTAAGAATCAAGCTGAGCTTCGAAACCAGGGAAGGTATCTCGGGATTGGAATGTGCGTATTTGTGGAGCCGACGGCAGGGGTGTCTTCGGAAGCGGGATCGACGCCGTATGAATCGGCTTCTATTCGTATGGAACCAAACGGTACGGTGACGGCAGCGTTGGGCCTCGGACCTTCCGGTCAAGGGCATGAAACCACCATGGCGCAAATTATCGCCGATCAAATCGGCGTGGATGTTAAAGATGTGGTTGTACTTCACGGAGACACAGACAGCGCACCCTTTGGAGGCGGTACCGGAGGCAGTCGTTCCGGTGCAATCGGCGGGGGTGCAGCGATTCGAGCAGGTCAGGAAATGCGTAAGCGCTTGGTGAAACTAGCCGCTCATCTGTTGGAAGCCGCGGAAGAGGACGTTGAACTAGAAGCCGGGCAAGCACAGGTGGCAGGCGTACCATCACGAGGAATTCCGATTCGTGACTTAGCCAGAACGGCCTATAATGACGTTTCAAGGTTGCCCGATGATATGCCAATCGGTCTTGAAGTGGTAGCACGATACCGTCCGCAGCGAAGTGCAACGTATTCCAACGGAACCCACGTTGCCGTTGTTGAGGTGGACATAAGAACAGGGCTTGTAACTGTATTGGATTATGCCGCTGTCAACGACTGCGGCACATTGATAAATCCAACAATTGTTGAAGGGCAGATTCACGGCGGCGTTGCGCAGGGAATTGGCTCGGCATTTTTGGAGGAACTGAGGTATGACGCAGACGGGCAGTTGACCAACACCTCTTTGATGGACTACCTGTTGCCAGTCAGTACTGAGGTTCCACGGATGAAAATTGAACACATACAGACGCCTTCTGATGGAGAAGGCGGGTTTAAAGGCATGGGCGAAGGTTCTTTGATTGCTGCGCCTGCTGCACTGGCAAATGCGGTCTCTGACGCCCTTGCCCCTTTTCAGGTGGAGGTCACAGAAATTCCTGTCACTCCGGCGCAGGTTGTGCAGTGGACTTCGCGGACATGA
- a CDS encoding (2Fe-2S)-binding protein, which yields MTTQQNLTRIQLSINDEQRTVDVEPRWLLSDVLRHELGLTGTHVGCEQGVCGACTVLVNGQPQRSCLMFAVSAQGSEIRTIEAATPVEGLSPLQAAFEKHHALQCGFCTPAMVLTAEALLKMNPNPTEQEVRVALSGNICRCTGYQFIVDAVLEAAEAYRRVSSTTQREGQ from the coding sequence ATGACAACACAGCAAAATCTGACCCGGATTCAACTCAGTATTAATGACGAACAGCGTACGGTTGACGTGGAGCCGCGATGGCTGTTATCGGATGTGCTGCGCCATGAATTGGGACTGACAGGAACACATGTGGGCTGTGAACAGGGTGTGTGCGGCGCTTGTACTGTGCTGGTTAACGGACAACCACAGCGCAGCTGTCTCATGTTCGCCGTTTCAGCACAGGGCAGTGAGATAAGAACGATTGAGGCTGCCACTCCCGTTGAGGGGTTAAGTCCACTCCAGGCCGCGTTTGAAAAACACCACGCTTTACAATGCGGGTTTTGCACGCCTGCGATGGTGCTGACTGCAGAGGCTTTATTAAAAATGAATCCCAACCCAACCGAGCAGGAAGTGCGTGTGGCTCTGTCTGGGAACATCTGTCGCTGTACGGGCTATCAGTTTATCGTCGACGCGGTTTTGGAAGCTGCCGAAGCCTATCGAAGGGTGTCGTCCACGACACAAAGGGAGGGACAGTAA
- a CDS encoding xanthine dehydrogenase family protein subunit M, producing MKPVAFDYYRPENLADAVQVLQSSPQAKILAGGQSLIPMMNFRLMRPETLLDITGLTELDYVERTDRGLRIGALTRHQNLHMSKLVHEHFPVLAEAAGEIGHWAIRNRGTLGGSLTHADPASELPAAMVALHADIEIASSDGTRTVPAEEFFLGFLTTDLGPNELVTGIEVPVSDTSQFGFSEFARRPGDFALAGAFVELHGTDRGAVTWFGVSGGPERRETRFPQNRQEREAVFIDLTQTFDPLDEPEYKRRLAVTVAEDAYQNAAGRLD from the coding sequence ATGAAGCCGGTTGCCTTTGATTATTACCGTCCAGAGAACTTGGCTGATGCCGTACAGGTATTGCAGTCATCACCCCAAGCAAAGATTCTTGCAGGCGGTCAAAGTCTGATTCCTATGATGAACTTTCGTTTGATGCGGCCCGAGACGCTGCTTGATATTACAGGTCTGACGGAGCTGGATTACGTGGAACGAACAGACAGAGGATTAAGAATTGGTGCGTTGACCCGTCACCAAAACTTGCATATGAGCAAACTCGTTCACGAACACTTTCCTGTCTTAGCGGAAGCTGCCGGAGAAATTGGGCACTGGGCCATTCGAAACCGGGGTACGCTCGGTGGATCGTTAACCCACGCCGATCCCGCTTCCGAGTTGCCCGCTGCAATGGTTGCACTGCATGCAGACATCGAAATCGCAAGCAGTGACGGCACTCGGACTGTGCCAGCTGAAGAATTCTTTCTCGGTTTTCTGACAACCGACCTTGGACCCAATGAACTTGTTACGGGCATCGAGGTTCCTGTTTCTGATACCAGCCAGTTTGGGTTTTCGGAATTTGCCCGCAGACCCGGGGATTTTGCTTTAGCCGGAGCCTTTGTGGAACTCCATGGCACTGACCGGGGCGCCGTAACCTGGTTCGGCGTAAGCGGCGGACCGGAACGGCGAGAAACAAGGTTTCCTCAGAACCGACAGGAGCGCGAAGCTGTGTTCATTGATTTAACACAAACCTTTGACCCTCTTGATGAACCAGAGTATAAGCGGCGCTTGGCCGTGACAGTTGCGGAGGATGCCTATCAGAATGCAGCAGGGAGGCTTGATTAA
- a CDS encoding VWA domain-containing protein has product MDSQARSDDESQSGVSHNENEVGNNEVSNNEVSNNEVENRQRDLSGLSEYGSAWASTREGGQLDRGFFQKPPRWTDNITGRTSSAFMSIPSRRPFLTAGIKRLDWSKTIKALAKAGNQGIKPQFRRSHRMPGRLVVLWDVSASMSDYFDLYLPWLHGLVGRRPNTGVFAFAAKMEDMTALLRGSHRDAANRLAELQGLFAGGTKIGVVVNRWIDIYGELWLRPPCRVVVISDGWDRGNPELAGTAFARIHKTGARVLWINPLAATPGFSPRTKTLLAAMPYLDGIESGHSPKTLLGLLRG; this is encoded by the coding sequence ATGGATTCCCAAGCAAGAAGTGATGATGAATCTCAGTCCGGAGTTTCGCACAACGAGAATGAAGTGGGTAACAATGAAGTGAGTAACAATGAAGTGAGTAACAATGAAGTGGAAAACAGGCAACGGGATCTAAGCGGTCTATCGGAGTATGGGAGTGCATGGGCCAGTACCCGCGAAGGAGGCCAGTTAGACAGAGGATTTTTTCAGAAACCACCGCGCTGGACAGACAATATCACAGGACGGACGTCATCTGCTTTCATGTCCATACCAAGCCGCAGACCCTTCTTGACTGCTGGAATAAAACGCCTGGACTGGTCCAAAACCATCAAAGCGTTGGCAAAGGCGGGGAACCAAGGTATAAAACCGCAGTTTCGCAGGTCTCATCGAATGCCAGGACGTCTGGTCGTCCTGTGGGATGTGAGCGCATCAATGTCGGATTATTTCGATTTATATTTGCCTTGGCTTCATGGTCTTGTCGGTCGGCGTCCCAATACTGGCGTATTTGCTTTCGCAGCCAAAATGGAGGACATGACTGCATTACTGCGAGGGTCTCATCGAGATGCGGCGAATCGACTGGCTGAGTTACAGGGGCTTTTTGCTGGAGGTACAAAAATTGGGGTTGTCGTAAACCGCTGGATTGATATTTACGGTGAGCTCTGGCTTCGTCCCCCGTGCAGGGTGGTGGTGATTAGTGATGGCTGGGACAGAGGAAATCCGGAGCTGGCCGGAACAGCATTTGCTCGTATCCACAAGACGGGTGCGCGGGTTCTCTGGATCAATCCATTAGCGGCTACACCTGGCTTCTCCCCGCGCACCAAAACCTTACTGGCGGCGATGCCGTATTTGGATGGAATTGAATCAGGTCACTCCCCCAAAACCTTACTGGGCTTGTTAAGAGGATAG